In the Halorussus salinus genome, TCGACCACGGTCCGAACTGGCTCGACCGCCTCGTCGCCGCCGGGCGGGAGCGCGGCGCGGCGAGCGTCGTCCCGTGCTTCGTCGGACCGGGGTGGTGGCGACCGGTCGAACCGATGTTGCTCACCTTCCTGTCGCTCCCGATGTACCTCGGCGTCGGCGCGTGGAGCGACTGGGCGTGGGGCGGCGGCGTGACCTTCGCCCGCGAGGAGGTCGATGTGGACGCGCTCGTCGCGGACCTCCGCCGGAGTCTGAGCGACGACGGCGTCCTCACCGACCACCTGCGCCCCGTCGCCACGGTCCGGTCGATGCGCGCCGCGGTCCGCGTGCCGGGCGACTGGCACGCGGTGAAACACCGAGTCGTCCGACTCGCGCGCATCCCGCATCTCTACGAGGGGTTCGTCGGCATGTTCGCGCTCTCGGTCCTCCTCGTCGCGCTCGCGCTCGCCTTCCCGGTCCCGACCGCGCTCGCCGCGACGGCGGTCGCTGGCGGCGTCTACGCGATACTGGGCGTCCGCCGGTGGACGTTCCTCCTCGCGTACCTCGCGCTGTTCGTCCTGCTCCCGACCACGGCGTCGGGTATCCTCGTCTCGGAGTTCGAGTGGGGCGGTCGCCGCTACCGGATGACCGACGTGGACGACGTGGCGGTCCTCGGTCCGGTCGAGGAGACCGGCCGGTAGTCGCCGCCTCCTGTTCGGGCTTTCTATTCCTCGGTCGCGGAGTCCACGCCCCGGAACTCGATGCGCGCGCCGCCCGACGCGCTCTCGGTCACGCGGGGGTCCCACCCGTAGACCTCGGCGAGTTCCCGGACGAACGCGAGACCGAGACCCGTACCGCCCTCGTCGCCCGCGGTCGTGAACCCGGCCTCGAAGACCTGCTCGCGCTCCTCGGCCGGAATCCCGGTCCCGTCGTCGGCGACGTAGAACCCCTCGCCGCCCGCGATTTCGCCGACCTCGACGCGCGTCGCCCCGCCGTGCTGGACGGCGTTCTCGAAGAGGTTCCGGAACAGGTGCCGGAGGTACGTCTCGTCGGCTTCTACGACCGCTCCGACGCGAGCGTCGAGCGTCGCGTCCGGAGCGTCTATCTCGTCCCACGCGTCGCGGGCCACCGCCGAGAGCGCCAGCGAACTTCCCGCGCCGACCGCGTCCCGGCCGCGAGTCAGGACGAGCATCACGTCTATCATGTCCTCGATGCGGTCGAACGCCTCCGCGACGTACTCGACCGCCTCGGACGAGTCGGCGTCGTCGGCCGGAAGCTGTCCGGCGTATATCTGGCCGATGGTGACGGGGTTGCGGAGTTCGTGGGCGAGCATGCTGGCGAACGATTCGAGTCGCTCGTTGGACTCCTCTAACTTCTCGACGGTCTCTTCGAGTTTCCGCTCGCGCTCGATGCGCTCGCTCACGTCCCGACCGATGCCCGCCAGCACGCGCTCGCCGTCGGGGTCTTCCAGCGCGGACGCGACGAACTCGTACGGAACCCGGTCGCCGTCGTTCGTCCGTATCTCCGCCTCGACCTGCGTGTGGCCGGTCTCGAACCCGCGGCGTATCGCGTCTACTATCTTCTCGTGGGACTCCTCGTCGAAGAAGTCCAGCGCGTGCATCGACGCTACTTCGTCGGGGCGGTAGCCCGTCACCGCCGAGAGGCTGTCGTTGTACCGCTGGAGGTCGCCCGATTCGTCGAGGATGTAGAACACGTCGTCGATGGCGTCGAGAACCGCGTCGGTGTACTCCCGGTAGCGCCGGAGCTGTCGCTCGCGCTCCTTTCGCTCGGTGATGTCTTGGGTCATCGTCATCCCCGCAAATACGTCGCCGCGCTCGTCGGTGATGGGCACCACGTAGAGATTCCAGTCGCGTCCCGCGTAGGCGAGTTCGAAGGACCGTTCCTCGCCGTCGAGCGCGGCCTCGAATGCGGGTTCGAGTTCGTCGGCGACCTCGTCGTCCCACACCTCGCGGACGTTCCGCCCCTCGAAGTCGTCGGGGTCCACGGGAACGTCGGCGAACCCGCGCCCCGCCGCGAGCGTGTACTCCAAGTCGCGGTCGAACAGCGTCACGCCGCCGTCGGGGAAGTTCTCCGCGAGCGTCCGGTAGCGCCGCTCGCTCTCTTCGAGTTGGCGCTGGTACTCCCTGCGCTCGGTCACGTTCTGGGACATGCCCAGCGCGGCGAACACCTCGCCGTCGTCGTCGCGGACCGGCAGGAAGTGAAACTTGTACGCCTCGTCGCCGATGGACTCCTCTATCGTCACGCTCTCGCCGTCAAGCGCGGACTCGTAGCACGGGACCACCACGTCGGCCAACTCGCAGGGCAACTCCTCGCGCAGGTAACTCCCTTCGAGGTCGCCCCGCGTCACCTCGTCCACCTCTGGCGTGCCGCCGAAGGTGACGTATCGGAGGTCGCGGTCCACGAGCGCGACCGCGCCGTTCGGGAAGTTCTCGACCAGCGTCCGGTAGCGCGACCGGTACTCCTCGAGTTCTCGCTCGCGGCGCTTGCGCTCGGTCACGTCACGGAAGTAGACCGAGAGGCCGGTCTCGGAAGGGTAGGCCCGAACATCGTACCACGCTTCCAGCGGGTCGGGGTAGTAGAACTCGAAGGCGGTCGGCTCTTGGGTCGCCATCGCCTCGCGGTACTCGTCGCCGAGTTTCGAGTCGGTCGCCCACTCGAACACGTCCCAGAGCTTCCGGCCGACCAGTCCCTCGCCCCGGTAATCGATGAGTTGCTCGGCGCGCTCGTTGGCGTGAGTGAACCGCCACTCGTCGTCCAGCGCGTAGAACGCGTCCGTGACGCGGCCGATTATCTCGCCGAGTTCGCTCTCTAACTCGCGCTCGCGGCGCTTGATGTCGGTCACGTCTTCGCCGGTCGTAACCACTCGGACGACCTCGCCGTCGCCGTCCAGAATCGGCTCGGCGTTGACCGACAGCCACCGGCGCCCGCCGTCGGGGTGTTCGACCTGCAACACGCGGTCGTAGACCGGTTCGCCCGTCCGGAGCGCCTCCGCGAACGGCTGGTCCTCGACGGCGACCGGGCGGCCCTCCTCGTCGTAGGCGGGTCTGTCGCTAGGGTCGTAGCCCGCCACTTCCTCGTCGGGGACCCCCAACAGTTCCGTCGCCCGGTCGTTGACGCGCGTTATCTTTCCCTCGGCGTCCAGCACCATCACCCCGACCGGACTGGCGTCGATGACCTCGGCGGTCAGGTCCCGCTCGCGTTCGAGTTGCCGCTCGCGCTCGCCGAGTTCCCGCTCGGTCTCGACGCGCTCGGACACGTCCCGGACGACTCCGATGGTACCGCGGAACTGGCCCTCGTCCACGAGGAGGTTCAGGCGGAGTTCGCAGGGAACCCGGTCACCGTCGTCGGTCTCGACGGTGAACTCCACGGTGTCTGACTGGGCGTCGGCGGTCAGTCGCCGCTCGATTTCGCGCTCGACGGCCGTCACGTCGTCGGCGTCGAGGAGCGTCGAGACGTGTTCGCCGAGCAACTCCTCGCGGTCGTATCCGGATAGCTCCGTAATCACGTCGTTGACGGCGACGAAGCGACCCTCCGCGTCGAGTTGGTAGATACCGTCGTCTATGGCATTTACCAGCGTTCGGTACCGCTGGAGGGCTTCGCCCTCGTCGCCGTCGTCCCAGAACTCGTCGTCGGAGGCCCCAGCCCGCTCGCTCATACCCGCGATAATCAACCGAGCGAATTAAGTCTTCATCCGGTTTCTAATCTTCAACGAATCGACCGGCGACCTCGCCGTCAGCAGGGCCGCCCGCCCGAAGCGAAGGCGTTCGTCGCTCCGAGAACTCGACGGTCGGCTTCACCGGTCTCGTAGATATGCTTCGACCTCGCCGGGACTCGCGTCGAGACCGCCGCCCTGCGCGAACGTCGGACCGCCGCCCCCGCCACCGCCGAACTCGCTCGTCACCTCCTCGACCACGTCGCCAGCGTCCGGGTCGCCGCCGGTCGCCGCGACCACGAACGTCGCGCCCTCCTCGCCCGCGAGGAGTACCGCGTCCGCGGCGTCGCCAGCCATCTCCTTCGCCCGGTCGGCGACCTCGTTCGGGCCGAACCCGTCCACCGTGCCGACCAGCCACTCGTCGCCGTCGCGCTCGACCGGACGCTCCCGGAGGTCGGCGAGTCGAGCCTGCAAGACCTCGTCTTTCGCGTCTTCGAGGTCGCTCTCCAACTCCTCGACTTCTCGGCTGACGCGGGCGGCCGCCTCGGGGAGTTCGGCCACGCCAACGTCGAGGGTCCGGGCAGCCTCGCGTGCCGACCGCACGTCGTCGGCGCGGCGACGAATCGCGGTCGGCCCCACCGCGAACTCCACGCGGGTCAGGCCCTCGCCGGGGTTCGACCGGTCCAGCACGGTGACGGGGCCGATTTCGCTCGTGTCGCCGACGTGGGTCCCGCCGCAGGCCGCCCAGTCGAACCCCTCGACGGTGACGACCCGCACCGACTCGGACTCGCTCATCACGCCCTCCTCGGTCTTGGTGTTGAACGCGATTTCGTCTCGCTCGCGGGCCTCTGTTTCCGGAATCTCGTCCCACGAGACCGACAGCGAGTCCCAGACTGCGCGGTTGGTCAGTCGCTCCAACTCGGCCAGCGTCTCGTCGGTGATGTCCGTCGAAGTCGTGAAATCGACGCGAACCTTCCGCTCGCCGATGTCGAACCCGCCGTAGCCCAACTCGTCCAGTAGCTCGCGGCCCGCGCCGTAGAGGAGGTGGCTCGCGGTGTGGGCGCGCATGCAGTAGGTCCGGAAGGCGTCGTCTATCTCCGCCCGGACCGTCTCGCCGACCGCGATGCCCTCCTCGGCCGCTGGTTCGGCGAGGAGGTGGACGATTTCGCCGTCGCGCTCCCGCACGTCCTCGACCGGGACGCCGCCGAGCGTCCCGCGGTCGGCGGGTTGGCCGCCGCTTTCGGCGTAGAAGTAGCTCTCGTCCAGCGTGACCGCCCGGCCGTCTACGTCCGTGACGGTCGCCTCGAAACTCCGCACCTCGGGTTCCCGTGCCGCGAGTTGACTCATACCGAACGAGAGTCGTCGCGGTGACTAAAATATCACGCTGGCCGCGGTCGGGTCACGCCGACTCGCGGTCCTGTCGGACACTGCGTCGCGGTCGAGTCACGCGGACTCGACCGCCGCCAGCACCGCCTCGTAGTCGGGTTCGTTCGTCGGGTCGTCGGCGACCCACCGGTAGGTCACGGTGCCCTCGTCGTCGAGGACGAAGACCGCGCGGTTGGCGATGCCGTGCAGGCCCAACTCCTCGATGTCGATTTCGAGGCCGAAGGCCCCGATGGCGTCCCCGGCCGTGTCGCTCACGAGGTCGAAGTCGAGGTCGTACTCCTCGCGGAACGCACCGAGCGAGAACGGCGAGTCGGCGCTGACTCCCAACACGGTCGCTCCGCCCTCCTCGAACTCGTCCAGTCGGTCCTGCAACGCGACCATCTCGTTGGTACACGGCGGCGTGAACGCGCCGGGGAAGAACGCCAGCACGACCGGGCCGTCGCCGAGTCGGTCCGCGAGGTCGAACGATTCGTGGTCGCTGGTGCCGAGCGTCGCCGAGAACGCGGGTGCGGAGTCGCCTTCGGTGAGCATGACCGGCAATTCGTCTGCCGACGGCGTAAGCGTCGTTCCGAACGGATTCGGCTCTCTCGGTTCCACGCCACGAGGTCGGCCCAAACTCGCGTCCCGGATTACGTCACGAGGTCCGCCTGCACCCGCGCCTTGAGATAGTCGAGCGCCGCGATGGCGGCCGGACCCGAGATGCAGAACCCGGCCAACAGCGCCCGGTCGCGCGGCCCGAGGTCCACCCCGAGCGCGGCCATCGCCACGACGAACAGCGCCGCGGTCGCCGCGACGCCGCCGACGCGCCGACTCGCGCGCGTCCAGTCGAATCGCTTGGCCGGTCGCCACATCAGGTTCTCGGCCGCGACCGCGAGTCCGAGACCTTCGACCGCGCCGACGACCGCGTACGCGCCGGGCGGCAACGCCGGGAGCGGGTCGGGGAGCGCGACCACGGCGAGGACGGCGACCACGCCGAGCGCGCCCGCGACCCGACTCCGAATCGCACCGAGGAGCCTCGCTATCGGCGAGGACTCCTCGCGGAGGGAATCGCTGAGCTGATACATGCTCGTCGTTTCGACCATCGGCGTTATCAATCTTCTCGGGGTCAGTCGAGGCTGTGACCGCACTGCGGGCAGAACGCCTCGTCGCCGTCGATGTCGGCACCGCAGTCGGGACACGCCGGGTCGGAGTCGTCGAGGTCGTGGCCGCACTGCGGGCAGAACGCCTCGTCTCCGTCCAGCGGCTCCTCACACTCCGGGCAGGTCTCGTCCGGGAGTTTCGTCCCGCAGTCCGCGCAAAACGCCTCGTCCGAGGAGACCGCCGCGCCGCAGGAGGGACACTGCCCGCTCTCGTCGCCGGACGCTCCGGTGGCCCGCGTCCGGGTCGGCGCGTCCGCCGTCGTCTCCACGACGGGGTCGAGACAGACCAGCGAGTCGCCGCCGACGACGATGCCGTCGTCGAGGACGACCGGGTGGTACTCCACGCGGGTCGGAACATCGACGTGCCACGATTCGGTGCCGTCCGCGAGGTCGAGCGCGGTCAACGACGTTCCGGTCGCCTCCTCGGTGCCGACGAAGACGGTCTCGCCCACGACGGAGAGCGGACTGGTCGGCGTCAGGTCGAACGCCTCCCACTGGCGCGTTCCGTCGGTCGCGTCGAACGCCGCCACGCCCGCCGCACCGACTGCAATGTCACCGACGACGGCGAGGACCGTCTCGCCGACGGCCGCGATAGCCGACGCCGACTCGCCGAGTCTCGTCTCCCACGCCGTCGTCCCGGTCGCGGCGTCGTACGCCCGAAGCGACGGCTGTGACCCGGAACCGCCGACACTACAGTACAGCGACCTGTCGTGGACCACCAGCGACTCGGCGGGACCGGATTGGTCGAGTGTCGCCTCCCACACGGATTCCCGGCCGTCGTACCGGATGAGGGTCCCGCGAACGCTCACGAACGCCGACCCGTCCGCGACCGCGAGTTCGCTCGGGCGGGGGACACCGGCGTTCGATTCGACTTCGTAGACGATGCCCCGCGAGTACGACTGGTTGCCGTCGGGGAACGTAGCGATTCTGACCACGAGGTCGTCGCGGACGTTGGAGCCGGGATTGACGACGTACACGTCCGAGCCATCGACCGCCAACCGTTGAGTGGCGGCGTCGAGTTCGACCGACCATTCGGTGCGCTCCGTGCGCGGGTCGAACGCGGCGACGCCCTCGCCCGTCGCGGCGTAGAGTCGGCGCGAGTCCGCTCCGAACCCCCGAATCCGGTAGTCGTCCGGGAGGTCGAGTCGGAACGTCCCGGAGCCGTCGTCGAGCCGATACCCCACGAGGTCGGTGTCATCGAACTCTCTTACGGTCGTGTAGACTCCGCCGTCGAGGACCAGCGGTTGGGCGTCCGGCTCGATTGGGGTCTCCCAGCGAACCTCGGCGTCGCTCGGCGGCGTGCCGTCGGGCCGACTCGCGGTTCGGCCCGCATCTCCACCTGCAAGCGAGTAGTTTCTGTCCTCCATACGCCACGCATGACCGCCAGCTGTTAAGAAACGAAGGGGTCGAACGGAGCGGCGATTCAGGCGACCTCCTCGACCGACGCGCGCAGGAGGTCGAAACCGAGTTCGATTTCGCGGGCGGTCACGTCCAGCGGCGGCAGGAGTCGGAGCGTCTTGTAGCCACAACCGAGGACGAGGAGGCCGCGCTTCAGCGCGGCCTTGACGACCGCTTCGCGGCGGTCCTTCGTGTCGAACTCGACCGCGAGCATCAGGCCCCGGCCCCGAACGTCAACGACGTTCGGCAGTTCGGCGTCCTCGATGAGTTCGGTCATCTGGCGGCCGCGCTCGGTCGCGTTGTCCAGCAGGTCGTACTCGTGGATGGCGTCGATGGTGAACACGCCCTGCATCGAGTCCACGATTTTGCCAGCGCCCCACGTCGAGGAGAGTCGGGCCTTCTCCTTGGGGAACATGTCGGAGTTGGCGACCGTCGCGCCAGCGCGGAGCGCCTTCGCCGAGGTGATAACGTCGGGTTCGAGGTCGAGGTGGTCGATGCCCCACATCTCGCCGGTCCGGCCCATCCCGGCCTGAATCTCGTCGCTGATGACGGTCACGTCGAACCGCTCCCGTATCTCCGCGAGGTCGCTGACGAAGCCGTCGTGGGGAACGCGGTAGCCCCCTTCACCCTGCACGGGTTCGAGGATGAGGTAGGCGACCTCCTGCGGGTCGATGACGCCCTTCTCGGGGTCGAGTTTGTCCGCGACGACGTTGCCGCCGGGGCCGTCGGTGAGCCACTTCTCGCGGTAGTCCTTCTCCGTCGAGGGGTAGGGCACCGAGACGACGCCGCCGACCTCGGGGTAGCCCTTGCGGTGGTTGACCTTCGAGCGGTTGAGCGAGAGCGCGCCGAGCGTCCGGCCGTGGAACGCGCCGTCGAAGGTGAACGCGCGGTGGCCGCCCTGCGCGTAGCTGATTTTGATGGCGTTCTCGACCGCCTCAGCGCCCGAGTTCGAGAGGAAGACGGTGTCGAGGTCGTAGTGGCTCGTGAGGTCAGTGAGTCGGTCCATCAGTTGGGTCGGACCGGGAAGTTCGGGCTCCTCGGGCGGCCAGCCGCCAGCGGCGTAGAAGTCTTGCCCCGCGATTTTCAGCGGGTCCACGAGGTCGAACTCCTCGAACTTCTCCATGATTTTGGGGTTGTTGTACCCGAGCGGCGCGGACGCGACGTGACTGGTGAAGTCCATCAGGACGTTGCCGTCCACGTCGGTACAGAACGGTCCCTCGGCGGGTTCGGTGAAGTCCCACACGAAGTCGTAGACGTAGGTACTCGGCGCGGAGAACTGGTGGTGGTAGTCGGCCCACTCCTCCGCTCGCTTTCCGGGCATGTCTTCAACCGTCGGTTCTGCGGTGTCTCGGTCCATGACACGGGGTATGAAGGGGCACCCTTTAATTGAATTGGTTTCTTGCGCTTCGGGCAAGAGTTGCAACTGGTTCGATTTTCCGGCCGAAGTTAGACGGTCGCCCCCACCTCGGCAATACTTACGCGGCGGAACGACCGCGGACCCCGTCGTCGCGGCGACCGTCGGTCATATCGTCGCGAGGAGCGCGGCAATCGCGGACCCGGCCAGCAGGACGCCGCTCCACGCCGCGACCCGGTAGCTGAAACTCCGGTCGGGCGCGGAGAGCGTCAGCGCGGCTTTCACCACGATGGACGATGCGGTCGCCAGTAGGATGGCGAACACCGAGGTCTGGTGGTCGATGGTGCCGCCCATGTACAGCAGGACCGCCGAGGAGGTCGCGCCCGCGCTGGACACCAGTCCCGAGAGAATCGCGGTGACGTAGAATCCGGCGGAGCCGAACTGCTGTTGGGCGACCGCGCCGCCCGCGATGACTAGCAGGAAGATGGCTCCGAACCCGAGCGCGTTCCGGAGCGAGAAGGGACTCTCTAAGTCCATCTCGACCTGCTCGGACCAGTCGGCCGCGTAGGCCGCGATGACGACGCTCCCGAGGATGACCGCGCCGAGCGGGAGAATCGCGCCGTACAGCACCGGTCGTCCGCTCGGGAACGTGAACGCCAGCGCGATGGCGAGGTTCCGGACCGCCATCGCGGCGTCGGCCAGCAGGATGGCCGCCACGCCGTAGGAGGCCGCCTCGGGGCGCTGGCGCACGTGGTCCAGCATCGTCCCGACGACCGCGGTCGAGGAGGCCAACCCGCCGAAGAAGCCCGTGACCGCGATGCCCCGGCCGCCGTAGGTCGTCACGACCGCGTAGTTGACGATGCCGATGGCCGCGACGGTGACGACCATCAGCCACACCACGCGGGGTTCGATGCCGAAGGCGAACTCCTCGTCGGGCAACAGCGGGTAGATGACGAACGCGAGGATGGCGAACTCGACGGCCGACCGGAGTTCTTGGCGGGACATCCCCCACGCGAACGAGTGGAGTTCGCGCTTGAGGACGAGCAACAGCGACGACAGCACCGCCACCGTCACGCCCACGAGGATGTACCCCTGCATCACGAGCGCGCCGACTCCGAACGCGACCAGCATCGACACGGAGGTCGTCA is a window encoding:
- a CDS encoding PAS domain S-box protein encodes the protein MSERAGASDDEFWDDGDEGEALQRYRTLVNAIDDGIYQLDAEGRFVAVNDVITELSGYDREELLGEHVSTLLDADDVTAVEREIERRLTADAQSDTVEFTVETDDGDRVPCELRLNLLVDEGQFRGTIGVVRDVSERVETERELGERERQLERERDLTAEVIDASPVGVMVLDAEGKITRVNDRATELLGVPDEEVAGYDPSDRPAYDEEGRPVAVEDQPFAEALRTGEPVYDRVLQVEHPDGGRRWLSVNAEPILDGDGEVVRVVTTGEDVTDIKRRERELESELGEIIGRVTDAFYALDDEWRFTHANERAEQLIDYRGEGLVGRKLWDVFEWATDSKLGDEYREAMATQEPTAFEFYYPDPLEAWYDVRAYPSETGLSVYFRDVTERKRRERELEEYRSRYRTLVENFPNGAVALVDRDLRYVTFGGTPEVDEVTRGDLEGSYLREELPCELADVVVPCYESALDGESVTIEESIGDEAYKFHFLPVRDDDGEVFAALGMSQNVTERREYQRQLEESERRYRTLAENFPDGGVTLFDRDLEYTLAAGRGFADVPVDPDDFEGRNVREVWDDEVADELEPAFEAALDGEERSFELAYAGRDWNLYVVPITDERGDVFAGMTMTQDITERKERERQLRRYREYTDAVLDAIDDVFYILDESGDLQRYNDSLSAVTGYRPDEVASMHALDFFDEESHEKIVDAIRRGFETGHTQVEAEIRTNDGDRVPYEFVASALEDPDGERVLAGIGRDVSERIERERKLEETVEKLEESNERLESFASMLAHELRNPVTIGQIYAGQLPADDADSSEAVEYVAEAFDRIEDMIDVMLVLTRGRDAVGAGSSLALSAVARDAWDEIDAPDATLDARVGAVVEADETYLRHLFRNLFENAVQHGGATRVEVGEIAGGEGFYVADDGTGIPAEEREQVFEAGFTTAGDEGGTGLGLAFVRELAEVYGWDPRVTESASGGARIEFRGVDSATEE
- a CDS encoding aminotransferase class III-fold pyridoxal phosphate-dependent enzyme; translated protein: MDRDTAEPTVEDMPGKRAEEWADYHHQFSAPSTYVYDFVWDFTEPAEGPFCTDVDGNVLMDFTSHVASAPLGYNNPKIMEKFEEFDLVDPLKIAGQDFYAAGGWPPEEPELPGPTQLMDRLTDLTSHYDLDTVFLSNSGAEAVENAIKISYAQGGHRAFTFDGAFHGRTLGALSLNRSKVNHRKGYPEVGGVVSVPYPSTEKDYREKWLTDGPGGNVVADKLDPEKGVIDPQEVAYLILEPVQGEGGYRVPHDGFVSDLAEIRERFDVTVISDEIQAGMGRTGEMWGIDHLDLEPDVITSAKALRAGATVANSDMFPKEKARLSSTWGAGKIVDSMQGVFTIDAIHEYDLLDNATERGRQMTELIEDAELPNVVDVRGRGLMLAVEFDTKDRREAVVKAALKRGLLVLGCGYKTLRLLPPLDVTAREIELGFDLLRASVEEVA
- a CDS encoding outer membrane protein assembly factor BamB family protein; amino-acid sequence: MEDRNYSLAGGDAGRTASRPDGTPPSDAEVRWETPIEPDAQPLVLDGGVYTTVREFDDTDLVGYRLDDGSGTFRLDLPDDYRIRGFGADSRRLYAATGEGVAAFDPRTERTEWSVELDAATQRLAVDGSDVYVVNPGSNVRDDLVVRIATFPDGNQSYSRGIVYEVESNAGVPRPSELAVADGSAFVSVRGTLIRYDGRESVWEATLDQSGPAESLVVHDRSLYCSVGGSGSQPSLRAYDAATGTTAWETRLGESASAIAAVGETVLAVVGDIAVGAAGVAAFDATDGTRQWEAFDLTPTSPLSVVGETVFVGTEEATGTSLTALDLADGTESWHVDVPTRVEYHPVVLDDGIVVGGDSLVCLDPVVETTADAPTRTRATGASGDESGQCPSCGAAVSSDEAFCADCGTKLPDETCPECEEPLDGDEAFCPQCGHDLDDSDPACPDCGADIDGDEAFCPQCGHSLD
- a CDS encoding redoxin domain-containing protein; this encodes MLTEGDSAPAFSATLGTSDHESFDLADRLGDGPVVLAFFPGAFTPPCTNEMVALQDRLDEFEEGGATVLGVSADSPFSLGAFREEYDLDFDLVSDTAGDAIGAFGLEIDIEELGLHGIANRAVFVLDDEGTVTYRWVADDPTNEPDYEAVLAAVESA
- a CDS encoding alanyl-tRNA editing protein; translation: MSQLAAREPEVRSFEATVTDVDGRAVTLDESYFYAESGGQPADRGTLGGVPVEDVRERDGEIVHLLAEPAAEEGIAVGETVRAEIDDAFRTYCMRAHTASHLLYGAGRELLDELGYGGFDIGERKVRVDFTTSTDITDETLAELERLTNRAVWDSLSVSWDEIPETEARERDEIAFNTKTEEGVMSESESVRVVTVEGFDWAACGGTHVGDTSEIGPVTVLDRSNPGEGLTRVEFAVGPTAIRRRADDVRSAREAARTLDVGVAELPEAAARVSREVEELESDLEDAKDEVLQARLADLRERPVERDGDEWLVGTVDGFGPNEVADRAKEMAGDAADAVLLAGEEGATFVVAATGGDPDAGDVVEEVTSEFGGGGGGGPTFAQGGGLDASPGEVEAYLRDR
- a CDS encoding glycosyltransferase; protein product: MASRREPVSVILPTLEWGPVPEQLAAQLRPGDELLVVCDSASDPVFGRETPERVDILAAGEPEGCSGKANAMAHGMERARNDRFVWTDDDFDHGPNWLDRLVAAGRERGAASVVPCFVGPGWWRPVEPMLLTFLSLPMYLGVGAWSDWAWGGGVTFAREEVDVDALVADLRRSLSDDGVLTDHLRPVATVRSMRAAVRVPGDWHAVKHRVVRLARIPHLYEGFVGMFALSVLLVALALAFPVPTALAATAVAGGVYAILGVRRWTFLLAYLALFVLLPTTASGILVSEFEWGGRRYRMTDVDDVAVLGPVEETGR
- a CDS encoding MgtC/SapB family protein: MPGIADFLTQVPLESEVVRIALAAALGLFLGLEREWSHKPAGIRTFTLISLLGAVFTLLDKDVLLLLGGLLVIVQGVLLAVQGLRGSEEEGLALTTSVSMLVAFGVGALVMQGYILVGVTVAVLSSLLLVLKRELHSFAWGMSRQELRSAVEFAILAFVIYPLLPDEEFAFGIEPRVVWLMVVTVAAIGIVNYAVVTTYGGRGIAVTGFFGGLASSTAVVGTMLDHVRQRPEAASYGVAAILLADAAMAVRNLAIALAFTFPSGRPVLYGAILPLGAVILGSVVIAAYAADWSEQVEMDLESPFSLRNALGFGAIFLLVIAGGAVAQQQFGSAGFYVTAILSGLVSSAGATSSAVLLYMGGTIDHQTSVFAILLATASSIVVKAALTLSAPDRSFSYRVAAWSGVLLAGSAIAALLATI